The Primulina huaijiensis isolate GDHJ02 chromosome 12, ASM1229523v2, whole genome shotgun sequence genome has a window encoding:
- the LOC140990440 gene encoding signal peptide peptidase-like 1, with the protein MEPLWKLVYLLELPSIILLITAVAVTYASASRALSYEKEMERNSDLSEASITLDSSQALMIPIVSSCSLLIMFYLFSSVSQILTVFTTVASASALYFCLSPYVVHIKSQFSLSDPHVSQCCSKPLTRIQSLLLFICIALVMAWIVSGHWILNNILGISLCIAFVSHVRLPNIKICAILLFCLFLYDIFWVFYSERIFGANVMVSVATQQASNPVHTVADSLSLPGLQLITKKLELPVKIVFPRNLLGGAAPENNVSEYMMLGLGDMAIPSMLLAMVLGFDHRKSRDSATSFDVQSSKGFKYFPHALTGYAIGLVAALAAGILTRSPQPALLYLVPSTLGPVIVCSWVKKDLAELWEGNSINVDEKAHLTVP; encoded by the exons ATGGAGCCACTCTGGAAACTTGTTTATTTGCTGGAACTGCCTTCAATCATTCTACTAATCACCGCCGTAGCAGTGACATATGCCTCTGCTTCTAGAGCTCTAAGTTATGAAAAGGAAATGGAGCGAAACAGTGACCTATCAGAAGCTTCCATTACTTTGGACAGCTCTCAGGCTCTGATGATCCCAATAGTGAGCTCTTGCAGCTTGcttattatgttttatttgttttccTCAGTCTCTCAAATTCTTACCGTTTTTACCACAGTTGCGTCAGCATCAGCCCTATACTTTTGCTTGTCACCATATGTTGTTCACATCAAGTCACAGTTCAGTTTGTCTGACCCACATGTATCTCAGTGCTGTTCCAAGCCACTTACCCGTATCCAAAGTCTTTTGTTGTTTATCTGCATTGCTTTAGTTATGGCATGGATTGTATCTGGGCACTGGATATTGAACAACATTTTGGGTATCTCTCTTTGCATTGCCTTTGTCAGCCATGTTCGACTTCCCAATATCAAGATATGTGCAATCCTTCTTTTTTGTCTGTTCTTGTATGATATATTCTGGGTTTTCtattctgagagaattttcggTGCTAACGTCATGGTATCGGTTGCAACTCAACAAGCGTCTAATCCGGTACATACAGTGGCTGATAGTTTGAGTCTTCCGGGGCTACAGTTGATTACGAAAAAACTAGAGTTGCCTGTCAAGATTGTGTTCCCCAGGAATCTGTTAGGTGGTGCAGCACCTGAGAACAATGTGTCCGAATACATGATGCTTGGTCTTGGAGACATG GCTATTCCATCTATGCTTTTAGCCATGGTTCTCGGTTTTGATCATCGAAAAAGCAGGGATTCTGCCACTTCCTTCGATGTACAATCTTCAAAGGGTTTCAAGTACTTTCCACACGCACTTACTGGGTATGCAATTGGACTGGTAGCCGCACTAGCAGCTGGCATTTTGACTCGATCACCTCAACCAGCTCTTTTGTATCTG GTGCCTTCCACCCTTGGACCCGTAATCGTTTGCTCTTGGGTCAAGAAGGACCTGGCCGAGCTGTGGGAGGGAAATTCGATAAATGTAGATGAGAAAGCCCATCTAACAGTGCCCTGA